One segment of Methylotuvimicrobium sp. KM2 DNA contains the following:
- a CDS encoding EAL domain-containing protein — protein MDYNQSLFPYFQPILGAASGNIVGYEALARRRDENRRIVSAGGLFSDPDIANTERIEYDRVVRRLALEKFTLLPGNSYLAINISAAWLDLLDNFHAIPTLRMIDELRIDQQRIIIEITEAQGDLHKLAETVKIYRKNGLKVAIDDFGTGFSQLERVMAIKPDFIKLDMRLFKMAVKGGIASDVVHLLSRLGKLNGCKIVCEGIETDDEFFFGLRCGAQFMQGFLFSEAAPDFAPTEKYSRHIASLRKKFLQKTVETERKKISRINLIKNLIAQLQDALQNDFNLNELAERPFEKSGVLRFYLCDNQGTQISSNFNFKLGKWFEDPKQIGFNWSWRPYFYQLLALEQAETTSRPVASSRYKDFNTDQLCKTLAIRLDNDRILLVDITADWD, from the coding sequence ATGGACTACAACCAATCTTTATTTCCTTATTTTCAACCCATTCTCGGTGCTGCCAGCGGCAACATAGTCGGCTACGAAGCCTTAGCCAGACGCCGCGACGAAAACCGCAGAATTGTGTCCGCCGGAGGGCTTTTTTCCGATCCCGATATCGCTAATACGGAACGCATCGAATACGACCGCGTCGTCAGACGCCTTGCACTCGAGAAGTTCACTCTTTTACCCGGCAATAGTTATCTTGCCATCAATATTTCAGCGGCATGGCTGGATTTACTCGATAACTTCCACGCCATCCCCACACTCCGCATGATCGATGAATTAAGAATCGATCAACAGCGCATTATCATTGAGATTACCGAAGCCCAAGGCGATCTACATAAACTCGCCGAAACAGTGAAAATTTACCGCAAAAACGGCTTAAAAGTTGCCATCGACGACTTCGGCACCGGTTTTTCGCAACTCGAAAGAGTGATGGCAATTAAACCGGACTTTATCAAATTGGACATGCGTCTATTCAAAATGGCAGTAAAAGGCGGCATCGCCAGCGATGTTGTTCATTTACTATCCAGACTCGGAAAGCTCAACGGTTGCAAAATTGTTTGCGAAGGCATCGAAACCGACGACGAATTTTTTTTCGGTCTACGTTGCGGCGCTCAATTCATGCAAGGCTTTCTATTTTCAGAGGCCGCACCGGACTTCGCCCCTACGGAAAAATACAGTCGCCATATCGCCTCGTTACGAAAAAAATTTCTACAGAAAACAGTTGAGACCGAACGAAAAAAAATCTCTCGGATTAATTTAATAAAAAACTTGATAGCGCAATTGCAAGATGCACTACAAAATGACTTCAACTTAAATGAACTCGCGGAACGACCTTTCGAAAAAAGCGGCGTCCTCCGATTCTATCTATGCGACAATCAAGGCACGCAAATTTCATCAAACTTTAATTTCAAACTCGGAAAATGGTTCGAAGACCCTAAGCAAATAGGCTTTAATTGGTCGTGGCGGCCTTATTTTTATCAGCTACTGGCCTTAGAACAAGCGGAGACCACCTCTCGCCCTGTCGCCTCATCCCGATACAAGGACTTTAACACCGATCAACTGTGTAAAACCCTGGCAATCCGGCTAGATAACGACCGCATCTTATTGGTCGACATTACCGCCGATTGGGATTAA
- a CDS encoding HAD-IIB family hydrolase, which translates to MHPYLIFSDLDGTLLGHDSYSFAPSKGVLARIAAHKIPLILNSSKTLPEIIDIRITLHNNDPFVVENGAAIYIPANLFSEYTAPLTPVRLGPGYEEILAVLQTLKAEHQFPFTGFSELSLEAVSKLTGLALTKAAMAKQRTGSEPLLWQGGNAELALFEQALAKNGLKLLKGGRFFHAQGQNTDKAKAMHQLIELYHRDYGIDFTSIALGDSQNDRAMLEQADLAAVIRKKSGTSLALNKPDAEVIYTQHQAPEGWREAMEAIFKRIDGGTDHE; encoded by the coding sequence ATGCATCCTTATCTCATTTTTTCAGATCTTGACGGCACCTTATTGGGTCATGATTCTTACTCATTTGCACCATCTAAGGGCGTTCTAGCAAGAATCGCAGCCCATAAAATCCCGCTTATCCTAAATTCCAGCAAAACGCTGCCCGAAATCATTGATATTCGAATAACCCTCCACAATAACGACCCTTTTGTGGTCGAAAATGGGGCTGCCATCTATATTCCGGCTAATTTATTTAGCGAATATACGGCACCACTCACACCCGTTCGACTAGGCCCCGGTTACGAAGAAATCTTAGCCGTCTTGCAGACACTCAAAGCCGAGCATCAATTTCCTTTTACCGGATTTTCCGAGCTCAGCCTCGAAGCCGTCAGCAAACTGACCGGCTTAGCCTTGACCAAAGCGGCGATGGCCAAACAAAGAACCGGCTCGGAGCCGCTGCTTTGGCAAGGCGGCAATGCTGAATTAGCGCTATTCGAACAAGCCCTGGCAAAAAACGGACTAAAACTATTGAAAGGCGGTCGATTTTTTCATGCACAAGGACAAAATACCGATAAAGCCAAGGCCATGCATCAACTGATTGAGCTCTATCATCGAGACTATGGCATCGACTTTACCAGCATCGCCCTTGGCGATAGCCAAAATGACAGAGCCATGCTCGAGCAAGCAGACCTGGCTGCGGTCATTCGCAAAAAGTCAGGCACATCTCTTGCTCTAAATAAACCTGATGCGGAAGTCATCTATACTCAACATCAAGCCCCCGAAGGATGGCGCGAAGCGATGGAGGCTATTTTCAAACGTATCGACGGAGGAACCGACCATGAGTGA
- a CDS encoding glycosyl transferase: MSDFFQNGAITTLHRLQHNRLAEMENELQAFSKERPMALVLPSLYSELQGPALNNIIEQIREIPYLSQIVIGLDRADRSEFNHAREFFSKLPQPHKILWNDGPNLQAIDRLLAEEGLAPIEPGKGRNVWYCYGYVLASRQAEAVALHDCDILTYNRELPARLFYPVANPSFNYEFCKGYYYRVADNKLNGRVCRLLVTPLIRALKQVIGNMDYLNYLDSFRYALSGEFATRVDSLKEIRIPSDWGLEIGVLSEIYRNHSSNHICQVEIADAYDHKHQELSEEDASRGLSRMSTDIAKAIYRKLATQGVIFNKETFRTLKATYYRTALDAIEAYYNDACINGLKLDRHQEEKTVELFTRNIMRAGDSFLDNPMETPFMPSWNRVISAVPDIMQRLDEAVEKDNTQ; this comes from the coding sequence ATGAGTGATTTTTTTCAAAACGGTGCGATTACTACCTTACACCGCCTGCAACATAACCGACTGGCCGAAATGGAGAATGAATTACAGGCCTTTTCCAAAGAGAGGCCAATGGCGCTGGTATTGCCTTCGCTCTACTCGGAACTACAAGGCCCGGCACTGAATAACATTATCGAGCAAATACGAGAAATTCCTTATTTAAGCCAGATTGTCATCGGGTTGGACCGTGCCGACCGTAGCGAATTTAACCATGCTCGTGAATTTTTCAGCAAACTGCCGCAGCCCCATAAAATTCTTTGGAACGACGGGCCCAATTTGCAAGCGATCGATCGCCTGCTTGCCGAAGAAGGACTTGCGCCGATCGAGCCCGGTAAAGGGCGCAATGTCTGGTATTGTTACGGCTATGTTCTCGCCTCGCGCCAAGCGGAAGCGGTCGCGTTGCACGACTGCGACATATTGACCTATAACAGAGAACTGCCGGCCCGACTGTTTTATCCTGTCGCCAATCCCAGCTTTAATTATGAATTCTGCAAAGGCTATTATTATCGGGTCGCCGATAATAAACTAAACGGACGGGTCTGCCGTCTATTAGTCACGCCGTTGATCAGGGCGCTAAAACAAGTCATCGGCAATATGGATTATCTCAATTATTTGGACAGCTTTCGTTATGCCTTGTCCGGCGAGTTCGCCACTCGCGTCGATAGTCTCAAGGAAATTCGCATACCGAGCGATTGGGGACTGGAAATCGGCGTACTGTCCGAAATCTACCGGAATCATTCCAGCAATCATATCTGTCAAGTGGAAATTGCCGATGCTTACGATCACAAGCATCAAGAGCTATCGGAAGAAGATGCCAGCCGCGGATTATCCAGAATGAGCACCGACATCGCCAAGGCGATTTACCGCAAATTGGCAACGCAAGGCGTAATTTTTAACAAAGAAACGTTTCGAACCCTAAAAGCGACTTACTACCGAACCGCGCTCGATGCGATCGAAGCGTATTACAACGATGCCTGTATCAACGGATTGAAGCTGGATCGGCACCAGGAGGAAAAAACCGTCGAATTGTTTACTCGTAATATTATGCGCGCCGGCGATTCTTTTCTCGACAACCCAATGGAAACCCCATTCATGCCAAGCTGGAACCGAGTCATCAGTGCAGTCCCCGACATCATGCAGCGCTTGGACGAAGCCGTCGAAAAGGACAATACTCAGTAA
- a CDS encoding bifunctional diguanylate cyclase/phosphodiesterase — translation MRHDSGKGASAYPDHIEDLRVRLMNQLFSLLESQTRTRSFASSISALVRRVHGEILENFEQVLARIDDPVTVAMFRKAITDCQSLDMAFEKLVDERQRQWYKNGKYLKSVVDELGDTTSYLASVLVEKGLLERQSQVLENIIFSHEKVSQWKEFVQEILIGFHEIFPFNFFFIAFAEEHGLSLYFYYMGNYSDAAKQEVRGRLAKDMLSQLGLPENALLDIEEYEIPCEVNLIDVCDIKMITVPVPDQAYGLDGLLGIAYASVNTLTTQEQAIVRSLLSVMVMVVGSSKVLSRTLSELEYYSIHDPLTGIHNRRYFNDMLEYEIGRSERHKHQFSVLLLDLDDFKDINDSYGHPLGDGVLKIIAESITSHMRKGDIATRMGGDEFAIILPETSPEGAKVAAESIRANLQSIAFKTPTGKDFHITTSVGIISYPRDMQTVEDLMSGVDVALYKAKGLGKNEVCEFDAAAHLTQIMRDSRSFVEDLRLALREERIQPYFQPIVDCKTGEVFAYESVARLIETDGRITAAGQFIETIEKYGLGRELDRIMVRKVVEVNKAIMQAQGQPKRLFINLSAQEIQGRGILGYAEELCAQLEVPPSSIVFEILERDAIGDITHMGKFLTNLRKKGFAFALDDFGSGYNSFHYLRELRFEYVKIDGAFVRNIVNSKIDRALVRNLSNLCQELDIMTIGEFVESEEIFDLLKNMGINFGQGFHIGLPLDSLPGC, via the coding sequence ATGCGTCATGATTCTGGTAAAGGAGCGTCTGCTTATCCCGATCATATCGAGGATTTGCGTGTACGCTTGATGAACCAGCTTTTTTCGCTTCTTGAAAGTCAAACGCGAACTCGAAGTTTCGCATCTTCAATCAGTGCTTTGGTGCGTCGTGTCCATGGCGAGATTTTAGAAAATTTTGAACAAGTCCTGGCGCGTATCGACGATCCGGTGACTGTCGCGATGTTCCGTAAAGCGATCACGGATTGTCAAAGCCTTGACATGGCTTTCGAAAAACTGGTCGATGAAAGGCAGCGGCAATGGTATAAAAACGGAAAATATTTGAAATCGGTAGTCGACGAATTGGGTGATACCACTTCTTATTTGGCTTCGGTGTTGGTTGAAAAGGGCCTGCTCGAACGACAGAGCCAAGTGCTGGAAAATATTATCTTTTCGCATGAGAAGGTATCTCAATGGAAGGAGTTTGTTCAGGAGATCCTGATCGGTTTTCATGAAATTTTTCCGTTTAATTTTTTCTTTATCGCGTTTGCCGAAGAGCATGGCTTGTCCTTGTATTTTTATTACATGGGGAACTACTCCGATGCGGCAAAACAAGAAGTTCGCGGCCGCCTTGCCAAGGACATGCTAAGTCAACTCGGGCTGCCGGAGAATGCGCTGCTCGATATCGAAGAGTATGAGATTCCTTGCGAGGTTAATTTAATCGATGTCTGCGATATCAAGATGATTACCGTGCCGGTCCCTGACCAGGCTTACGGTCTGGATGGGCTTTTAGGCATTGCCTATGCATCGGTCAATACTTTGACAACCCAAGAGCAAGCAATCGTTCGCTCTTTGTTGTCGGTAATGGTGATGGTGGTCGGGTCTAGTAAAGTATTGAGTCGAACTCTGTCCGAATTGGAATATTATTCGATACATGATCCTTTGACCGGGATTCATAATCGTCGTTATTTCAACGATATGCTGGAATACGAGATCGGGCGATCGGAAAGGCATAAGCATCAGTTTTCGGTGTTGTTGCTTGATCTTGACGATTTTAAGGATATCAACGACTCGTACGGGCATCCATTAGGCGATGGGGTGTTGAAAATAATCGCCGAATCGATTACCTCTCATATGCGTAAGGGCGATATTGCAACGCGTATGGGCGGCGATGAATTCGCAATCATTTTGCCGGAAACATCGCCGGAAGGCGCTAAGGTCGCGGCCGAGTCGATCCGGGCCAATTTGCAAAGTATTGCGTTCAAAACGCCGACCGGAAAGGATTTTCATATTACGACATCGGTCGGTATCATTAGTTATCCTCGTGACATGCAGACTGTCGAGGATTTGATGTCGGGCGTCGATGTGGCGTTGTATAAAGCCAAGGGCTTGGGTAAGAACGAAGTTTGCGAATTCGATGCGGCCGCGCATTTGACGCAAATCATGCGCGATAGCCGTTCGTTTGTCGAAGACTTGCGATTGGCGCTACGAGAAGAACGCATCCAGCCTTATTTTCAGCCGATTGTCGATTGCAAAACGGGTGAAGTCTTTGCGTATGAGTCGGTTGCTCGTTTAATTGAGACCGATGGCAGAATTACAGCCGCCGGTCAATTCATTGAAACGATCGAAAAATACGGTTTGGGCCGTGAGTTGGACCGGATAATGGTGCGTAAGGTTGTCGAGGTCAATAAAGCCATCATGCAGGCGCAGGGCCAGCCGAAACGCTTGTTTATCAACTTATCGGCTCAGGAAATTCAAGGCCGCGGTATTTTAGGCTATGCGGAGGAGTTATGTGCGCAATTGGAGGTGCCGCCGAGCAGTATCGTGTTCGAAATTCTTGAGCGCGACGCAATCGGCGATATTACGCATATGGGGAAGTTTCTAACCAATTTACGCAAAAAGGGATTTGCATTTGCTTTGGACGATTTCGGGAGCGGTTATAATTCGTTTCATTATTTGCGCGAATTACGCTTCGAATATGTCAAGATCGACGGCGCTTTCGTGCGCAATATCGTCAATTCCAAGATCGACCGGGCGCTGGTGCGCAATTTGTCGAATTTGTGTCAGGAGCTCGATATTATGACAATCGGCGAGTTTGTCGAGTCCGAGGAAATCTTTGATTTATTGAAAAACATGGGGATTAATTTCGGACAAGGATTTCATATCGGCTTGCCGCTCGACAGTTTGCCGGGGTGCTGA
- a CDS encoding MBL fold metallo-hydrolase produces the protein MRNIKLFDSSVHKFVLLNESEPGEEEGIRSNQYLVVHGDNGVLLDPGGFGVMPSVLTELLRYIKTEQIKAIILSHQDPDIVGGLSTWLELTDAPVYVSSIWLRFLPHYGIASMAQFVGVPDAGKQCRFAEDFVLQLVPAHFLHSEGQINVYDPIAKVLFTGDIGAAMLPVDVEYEFVDDFAAHLPYIEGFHRRYMVSNKAARLWVDAVSALDIEMLAPQHGPVYRGRAVADFLNWFKTLQCGVDLMTRSGHFEMESRNAS, from the coding sequence ATGCGTAATATTAAATTGTTCGATTCGAGTGTACATAAATTCGTACTATTGAATGAAAGCGAACCCGGCGAGGAGGAGGGGATTCGTTCCAATCAATATCTCGTCGTGCATGGCGATAATGGCGTTTTGCTTGATCCGGGCGGGTTCGGAGTGATGCCGAGTGTGCTCACGGAATTGTTGCGCTACATTAAGACCGAACAAATCAAAGCGATTATTTTGTCGCATCAAGACCCCGATATCGTCGGCGGCTTGTCTACTTGGTTGGAGCTAACCGATGCTCCCGTATATGTGTCCAGCATCTGGCTCCGCTTTTTGCCGCACTATGGTATTGCCAGCATGGCTCAATTTGTTGGGGTTCCGGATGCGGGAAAGCAGTGCCGCTTTGCTGAAGATTTTGTATTGCAATTGGTTCCCGCGCATTTCTTGCATTCAGAGGGTCAGATTAATGTATACGACCCTATAGCCAAAGTGTTGTTCACCGGCGATATTGGTGCGGCGATGTTGCCTGTCGATGTCGAATATGAATTCGTCGACGATTTTGCCGCGCACTTACCTTACATAGAAGGATTCCACCGCCGCTATATGGTTTCCAACAAAGCCGCGCGTCTTTGGGTCGATGCCGTATCGGCTTTGGATATCGAGATGCTGGCTCCTCAGCATGGGCCGGTTTATCGAGGGCGGGCCGTAGCAGATTTTTTGAATTGGTTTAAAACGCTTCAATGCGGTGTCGATTTAATGACCAGAAGCGGGCATTTCGAGATGGAGAGCCGAAATGCGTCATGA
- a CDS encoding circularly permuted type 2 ATP-grasp protein: MSSIWENYNTENAYDELMHSEFQPRAVSYNLCQYLNTLNKEDIDKRKTAAELAIMEMGITFTVYSDEGNIDRAWPFDIIPRIIDAKEWHIIERGLKQRLTALNCFISDVYDKQSFIKEGLIPGDIINSSKNFRKECIGMKPRHNVWANICGTDLVRDRDGMMYVLEDNLRVPSGVSYMLENRVITKRVFPELLQDINILPIDDYPTQLLEMLSSIAPNQNGRPQIAVLTPGIYNSAYFEHAYLAQQMGAQLVEGCDLMVDDDDCVYMRTIEGPEKVDVIYRRIDDDFLDPEVFRKDSVLGAPGLMRAWQAGNVALANAPGAGVADDKVVYAYVPEMIRYYLNEEPILPNVETYLCSHNEHLDYVLAHLAELVVKPANESGGYGMLVGPHSTAKEVEAFKKVVLKNPRNYIAQPTLAISTSPTLCKDILEPRHIDLRPFILQGEKTFVTAGGLTRVALKKGSLVVNSSQGGGSKDTWIINREND, encoded by the coding sequence ATGTCTAGCATTTGGGAAAACTACAACACCGAAAACGCATACGACGAACTGATGCATTCGGAGTTTCAACCTCGAGCGGTCAGCTACAATCTATGCCAGTATTTGAATACGCTCAATAAGGAAGATATCGACAAACGTAAAACCGCCGCCGAACTGGCAATCATGGAAATGGGAATCACCTTTACCGTCTATAGCGACGAAGGCAATATCGATAGGGCTTGGCCTTTCGATATCATTCCTAGGATCATCGATGCGAAAGAATGGCACATCATCGAACGAGGTCTAAAACAGCGCTTAACTGCGCTCAACTGCTTCATCAGCGATGTCTATGATAAACAATCCTTTATCAAGGAAGGCTTGATTCCCGGCGACATCATCAACAGCTCGAAAAACTTTCGTAAGGAATGCATCGGAATGAAGCCTCGACATAACGTTTGGGCTAACATTTGCGGCACCGATTTGGTGCGCGACCGAGACGGCATGATGTATGTTTTGGAAGACAACCTCAGAGTGCCCTCGGGTGTTTCCTACATGCTGGAAAACCGCGTGATTACTAAGCGCGTTTTTCCGGAATTATTGCAAGACATTAATATTCTGCCGATCGACGACTATCCGACACAACTACTTGAAATGTTATCGTCGATTGCACCGAATCAAAACGGGCGTCCTCAAATCGCGGTATTAACACCCGGCATCTATAATTCGGCTTATTTCGAACACGCCTATTTGGCCCAACAAATGGGCGCACAATTGGTCGAAGGCTGCGACCTGATGGTCGACGATGACGATTGCGTTTACATGCGCACGATCGAAGGGCCGGAAAAAGTCGATGTGATTTACCGACGCATCGACGACGATTTTCTTGATCCGGAAGTGTTCCGCAAAGACTCGGTATTGGGCGCACCTGGCCTGATGCGCGCATGGCAAGCCGGTAATGTGGCACTTGCCAATGCACCGGGAGCCGGCGTTGCCGACGACAAGGTCGTCTATGCCTATGTACCGGAAATGATACGCTATTATCTGAATGAAGAACCGATTTTGCCTAATGTCGAAACCTATCTCTGCAGTCACAACGAACATCTCGATTATGTACTCGCGCACCTGGCCGAACTCGTCGTCAAACCTGCTAACGAATCCGGCGGTTACGGCATGCTGGTCGGACCTCATTCAACCGCAAAGGAAGTCGAGGCCTTTAAAAAAGTCGTTCTCAAAAACCCTCGCAATTATATAGCCCAACCCACGCTGGCTATTTCGACTTCGCCTACTTTATGTAAGGATATTTTAGAGCCTCGCCATATCGATCTGCGCCCGTTCATACTGCAAGGCGAAAAAACCTTTGTCACCGCAGGAGGACTCACTCGCGTCGCGCTCAAAAAAGGCTCGCTGGTCGTCAACTCCTCTCAAGGCGGCGGCAGTAAGGATACATGGATTATCAACCGGGAGAACGACTAA
- a CDS encoding alpha-E domain-containing protein, which translates to MLSRSAERLYWLARYLERTENLARLVSVHMNLLMDLPKGVEMGWQQLIHINGCQEAFHEHYKLAQERNVTRFLLTDPGHRNSLFSCLSLARENIRTTRELLPDEAWEQVNELYLYTKKHLDSVSSRRMRVLFLNEILEGCQRFTGLLSGYMSHDHPYHFILLGRNIERADMTSRILDLSSLLLSESRSDEMRQYESLLWMNVLQSLNALLMYRRHVRSRIKGDDVLNYLILDSALPRSINCCLYEMADAIGKLPNHDKLPEDVADLKDFVLSIDTRQTTQLQLRNILDQLQTKLAFLHERIANNWFLAHSLDDPIIQQEQKAN; encoded by the coding sequence ATGCTGTCACGCTCCGCCGAACGCCTCTATTGGCTCGCCCGTTATCTGGAACGCACCGAAAATCTTGCTCGTCTGGTTAGCGTACACATGAATTTATTAATGGACCTACCCAAAGGGGTCGAGATGGGCTGGCAACAATTGATCCATATCAACGGTTGTCAGGAGGCCTTTCATGAACATTACAAACTGGCTCAAGAGCGCAATGTTACACGCTTCCTATTAACGGATCCCGGCCATCGAAATTCCCTTTTTTCATGCCTGAGCCTTGCCCGCGAAAATATTCGCACGACGCGCGAACTATTGCCCGACGAAGCTTGGGAACAAGTCAACGAGCTTTACCTATATACTAAAAAACATCTGGATTCGGTGTCGAGCCGGCGCATGAGGGTTTTATTTTTGAATGAAATCCTCGAAGGTTGCCAGCGCTTTACCGGTCTACTTTCCGGCTATATGAGCCACGACCATCCTTACCATTTCATTTTGCTCGGTCGAAACATCGAACGAGCCGACATGACTAGCCGGATATTGGACTTGAGTTCGTTATTACTGTCGGAATCGCGCAGCGATGAAATGCGTCAATATGAAAGCCTGCTGTGGATGAATGTGTTGCAGTCCTTGAATGCGCTATTGATGTATCGACGCCATGTGCGCAGCCGAATCAAAGGCGACGACGTGTTAAATTACCTGATATTGGATAGTGCGCTGCCCCGCTCGATTAATTGCTGCCTTTACGAAATGGCCGATGCCATCGGTAAGTTGCCTAATCACGATAAACTGCCCGAAGATGTCGCCGACCTGAAAGACTTTGTGCTATCGATCGACACGCGGCAAACCACCCAATTGCAATTACGCAATATCCTCGATCAATTACAAACGAAACTAGCCTTTTTACACGAACGTATCGCGAATAATTGGTTTTTAGCCCATTCGTTAGACGATCCCATCATTCAACAAGAACAAAAAGCCAATTGA